A single Candidatus Limnocylindrales bacterium DNA region contains:
- a CDS encoding WecB/TagA/CpsF family glycosyltransferase — protein sequence MLSRNGHEVRTFERASADATESLSGVLRTAMATAWASETAAALECEMRGFRPDVVHFHNTFPLISPSAYYTCRRAGVPVVQTLHNYRLLCAKAELFRDGAVCEDCLHGSSFSALRHRCYRGSLPGTAAVAGMLSLHHAIGTWRQTVDRYVALTEFARAKFIEGGLQADRIVVKPNFLTNAPPVRAGDGDYALFVGRLTEEKGITTLMDAWERISIPLRIVGSGPWEARLRAWAASRPHVSVEGWVPPSEVARHLAAARFLVMPSLWYEGFPIVLLEAMAAGVPVLASRHGSLAELAVQTRGCVTVAPGDAPALAAASLRLWEDAPLNRSLSLRGRQAFEASYDSDAGYRRLLEVYEGVVETSPSRHPHPSSVWVENTPVADLNLRETVDLIGRWLDDDVARRVATANLDFLRLAARDRELARALRTADLVTADGTPLLWLARMQGDRLRSRVAGADLILPLAEEACRRGRSIYLLGGKPGAATRVAALLSARFRGLRIAGAAAPTVDLDDPESCAAIVRAIADVRPDLLLVALGCPKQDLFLMRHLNDLHCKVGIGVGASLDFLAGSVRRAPAALQRLGLEWAFRMLQEPRRLGSRYARDLAFLVLAALRTRRSARLRRGASSPP from the coding sequence GTGCTCTCGCGCAACGGCCACGAGGTGAGAACGTTCGAGCGCGCCAGCGCCGACGCCACCGAGTCCCTGTCGGGCGTGCTACGGACCGCGATGGCTACCGCGTGGGCCTCGGAGACGGCAGCGGCGCTCGAGTGCGAGATGCGCGGGTTTCGACCGGACGTGGTGCACTTCCACAACACCTTTCCGTTGATCTCACCGTCGGCCTATTACACCTGCAGACGCGCCGGCGTCCCGGTTGTCCAGACGCTGCACAACTACCGACTGCTATGCGCCAAGGCGGAATTGTTCCGTGACGGCGCGGTCTGCGAGGATTGCCTCCACGGGTCTTCCTTCTCGGCATTGCGCCATCGCTGTTACCGCGGTTCGCTGCCGGGAACCGCCGCCGTGGCCGGAATGCTGTCGCTGCATCACGCCATTGGGACGTGGCGCCAGACGGTCGACCGGTATGTCGCGCTGACCGAGTTCGCCCGCGCCAAGTTCATCGAAGGCGGATTGCAGGCCGACCGCATCGTGGTCAAGCCCAACTTCCTGACCAATGCGCCGCCCGTTCGCGCCGGAGACGGCGACTACGCGCTGTTCGTCGGGCGACTGACGGAAGAGAAGGGCATCACCACGCTCATGGATGCATGGGAGAGGATCTCCATCCCGTTGCGTATCGTCGGTAGTGGGCCCTGGGAAGCACGACTACGCGCCTGGGCCGCCAGCCGGCCGCACGTGTCCGTCGAGGGCTGGGTGCCGCCCTCAGAAGTCGCTCGCCACCTGGCGGCCGCGCGCTTCCTTGTGATGCCTTCGCTCTGGTACGAAGGCTTCCCCATTGTTCTGCTGGAGGCGATGGCCGCCGGCGTACCGGTACTGGCGTCGCGTCACGGATCGCTGGCGGAGTTGGCCGTCCAGACGCGAGGTTGCGTGACGGTGGCACCGGGCGATGCGCCGGCGCTTGCGGCCGCATCGCTGCGCTTGTGGGAAGACGCACCGCTCAACCGTTCGCTGTCCCTGCGGGGCCGCCAGGCCTTCGAGGCGTCGTACGACTCCGACGCCGGCTACCGGCGACTTCTCGAGGTGTACGAAGGCGTCGTGGAGACCAGCCCGTCCAGGCATCCGCACCCGTCCAGCGTGTGGGTGGAGAATACGCCCGTGGCTGACCTGAATCTGCGCGAGACCGTGGACCTGATTGGAAGGTGGCTCGACGATGACGTTGCCCGCCGCGTGGCCACCGCCAACCTCGATTTTCTCCGGCTGGCCGCGCGCGACCGCGAACTCGCACGTGCACTGCGCACTGCCGACCTCGTGACTGCGGACGGCACGCCCCTGCTGTGGCTCGCGCGCATGCAGGGCGATCGACTGCGCAGCCGCGTTGCAGGTGCCGATCTGATCCTGCCGCTCGCGGAGGAAGCTTGCCGCCGGGGAAGATCCATCTATCTGCTCGGCGGCAAGCCCGGTGCGGCGACGCGAGTGGCTGCGCTGCTGAGCGCGCGCTTTCGCGGCCTTCGCATCGCTGGCGCCGCAGCCCCCACCGTCGATCTCGACGACCCGGAAAGCTGCGCCGCCATCGTGCGCGCTATCGCCGACGTCAGGCCCGACCTCCTCCTGGTCGCTCTCGGCTGCCCGAAACAGGATCTGTTTCTGATGCGCCATCTCAACGACCTGCATTGCAAGGTCGGCATCGGTGTGGGCGCAAGCCTCGACTTCCTGGCCGGCAGCGTGCGCCGCGCGCCAGCCGCGCTCCAGCGTCTTGGTCTGGAGTGGGCGTTCCGCATGTTGCAGGAGCCGCGCAGGCTCGGCTCCCGCTATGCTCGCGACCTCGCGTTCCTCGTCCTCGCAGCACTGCGAACTCGTCGGTCGGCACGCCTCCGCCGCGGCGCATCAAGCCCGCCGTGA
- a CDS encoding oligosaccharide flippase family protein yields MFSKHSRNDAVCALKGTADSWRAPTNPLFTGGLQGRMMSIEEEHAPTPPPANPSARADSQTLRLAGGAGTSFLGKVLGRLIQVAAQIVFARYLGMHDFGRLALGLVTVRVLGTIAPLGLHRGIVVFGSKYWRIDDSRFRAVVFEAIALTLVSSLALATLLAAFADTISTRVLHGSLSGEQLRSFAKIVPVFAMLRILVDSTRISQRMQFGAIAEDVTQPLLSLVAFLVAVGAGTNALDAAVYAVFFSFTGACVLTVPFLLVLFPQMRTGSRPRWNIGELVRFAAPSSLAVTFGIVGTMLDRLIVGYFRPPHEMGLYQAASQVSIAFTIVVGSFTSIFAPMAARFVATGDHAALQQLMWRSTRWGLYLSLPVYVFFLVMPGALLGTTFGDAYAQGAWVLRFLATSQLLLVVSGNLVLLLITSGKQTWWLAFTTCGLTLNAVVGTILVQRLGLVGAAIANTLTIATVSTLAAIAVNRLLHVWPVDRRTLRPVLGGVASLIAGHACVLAMPPAATLVAMAITALTVGITFVGVCLALGLDEDERVVLRALRARLASRRA; encoded by the coding sequence ATGTTCTCGAAGCACTCTCGCAACGACGCCGTGTGTGCTTTAAAAGGAACCGCCGACTCGTGGCGAGCGCCGACGAATCCTCTTTTCACTGGCGGATTGCAAGGCAGGATGATGTCGATCGAGGAAGAGCATGCACCGACACCTCCTCCGGCGAATCCGTCGGCCCGCGCGGACAGCCAGACGCTACGTCTGGCCGGCGGAGCGGGGACGTCGTTCCTCGGTAAGGTCCTCGGCCGTCTGATCCAGGTGGCTGCCCAGATCGTATTCGCGAGATATCTGGGAATGCATGACTTCGGCCGACTGGCGCTCGGGCTCGTGACCGTTCGCGTCCTGGGCACGATCGCACCTCTCGGTCTCCACCGCGGCATCGTCGTCTTCGGATCCAAATACTGGAGGATCGATGATTCGCGCTTTCGCGCCGTCGTCTTCGAGGCGATCGCGCTGACGCTCGTATCTTCGCTCGCTCTGGCGACGCTACTGGCCGCGTTCGCCGACACCATCAGCACCCGCGTGCTGCATGGATCGCTCAGCGGAGAGCAGCTGCGCTCGTTCGCGAAGATCGTTCCGGTCTTTGCGATGCTGCGCATACTCGTCGACTCGACGCGTATCTCTCAACGGATGCAGTTTGGCGCCATCGCGGAGGACGTCACACAGCCGCTGTTGTCGCTGGTGGCGTTCCTGGTCGCAGTAGGCGCGGGCACCAATGCACTGGATGCTGCCGTGTACGCAGTATTTTTCTCGTTCACCGGTGCTTGCGTGCTGACGGTTCCCTTCCTCCTCGTCCTGTTTCCGCAGATGAGAACCGGCTCGCGTCCGCGTTGGAACATCGGCGAGCTCGTTCGATTCGCTGCGCCGTCGTCGCTGGCTGTCACTTTCGGAATCGTAGGGACGATGCTCGATCGCTTGATCGTCGGCTACTTTCGGCCACCGCATGAGATGGGCCTGTATCAGGCGGCTAGTCAGGTCTCGATCGCTTTCACCATCGTCGTCGGCTCGTTCACGTCGATCTTCGCTCCGATGGCGGCGCGCTTCGTCGCCACTGGCGACCATGCGGCGCTGCAGCAGCTCATGTGGCGGAGTACTCGGTGGGGCCTCTATCTGAGTCTTCCGGTCTACGTATTCTTCCTCGTGATGCCGGGAGCGCTGCTCGGCACGACCTTCGGCGATGCTTATGCGCAAGGGGCGTGGGTGTTGCGCTTCCTGGCGACTTCGCAGCTCCTTCTGGTGGTCTCGGGAAACCTCGTGCTGCTCCTCATCACGAGCGGCAAGCAGACCTGGTGGCTGGCCTTCACGACGTGCGGTCTCACCCTGAATGCCGTGGTCGGTACCATATTGGTGCAACGTCTCGGTCTCGTCGGGGCGGCGATCGCGAACACGTTGACGATCGCGACCGTCAGCACTCTTGCTGCGATCGCCGTCAACCGGTTGCTGCACGTCTGGCCCGTGGATCGCCGTACGTTGCGACCCGTGCTTGGCGGCGTGGCATCGCTGATCGCGGGCCATGCCTGCGTATTGGCGATGCCGCCCGCAGCAACGCTGGTGGCGATGGCGATCACCGCCCTCACCGTCGGTATCACGTTCGTCGGTGTGTGCCTCGCACTGGGTCTCGATGAGGACGAACGCGTAGTCTTGCGTGCGCTACGAGCACGGCTGGCGTCACGGCGGGCTTGA
- a CDS encoding glycosyltransferase family 2 protein codes for MKSGRLFSIVTVTRNDLAGLHATAASIREQTSRDYEWIVIDGASSDETPRWLADNAGNGDVVVSEPDRGTYDAMNKGLDRATGRYVVFLNSGDTLASPDTLGAVGAAVCAAEVEPDLVYGDSIDVPAGGNELYRRSRRHVFLPYGMFTSHQAMYFRRARRPELRYDLQYPRSADFAFVCSFLRADAAGQARCLYLPRPLCRFSLGGQHFTNREQAMLEDFRIRRRVLGQPLAMAAALYALHRLHHATKLAAPWLTRRLRYDTAAGGPSRVR; via the coding sequence ATGAAGTCAGGCCGGCTCTTCTCTATCGTCACCGTCACCAGGAACGACCTCGCCGGCTTGCATGCGACCGCAGCCAGTATCCGCGAGCAGACGTCCCGAGACTACGAGTGGATTGTCATCGACGGTGCGTCCAGCGATGAAACGCCGCGATGGCTGGCAGACAACGCCGGGAACGGAGACGTTGTCGTCTCAGAGCCCGATCGCGGGACGTACGATGCGATGAACAAGGGTCTGGACCGCGCAACCGGCCGATACGTGGTCTTCCTCAACAGCGGCGACACGCTGGCATCGCCCGATACGCTGGGCGCCGTCGGTGCTGCGGTCTGCGCGGCTGAAGTCGAGCCGGACCTTGTCTACGGCGATTCGATCGACGTCCCGGCCGGCGGCAATGAGCTCTATCGCAGGTCCCGGCGGCATGTCTTCCTGCCGTACGGGATGTTCACGTCGCACCAGGCGATGTACTTCCGGCGCGCCCGCCGACCCGAGCTGCGCTACGATCTGCAGTACCCGCGGTCGGCGGACTTCGCCTTCGTTTGCAGCTTTCTCCGCGCCGACGCGGCCGGGCAGGCACGTTGCCTGTACCTGCCGCGGCCCCTGTGCCGCTTCTCGCTGGGCGGCCAGCATTTCACGAATCGCGAGCAGGCCATGCTCGAGGACTTCCGCATCCGTCGTCGGGTGCTCGGACAGCCGCTGGCGATGGCGGCGGCCCTTTACGCGCTTCACCGGCTTCACCACGCCACCAAACTGGCGGCCCCTTGGCTCACCAGGCGGCTTCGCTACGACACCGCCGCCGGTGGACCGTCGCGCGTGCGCTGA
- a CDS encoding glycosyltransferase family 2 protein, producing the protein MASVAVIVPARNAERWVRRLMASIRLQTFSDLEVVVVDDASTDDTAGSFERYAGAIPLRILRNAVRTGVAAARNLAIRSADCRWIAIVDADDWIHPERIQHLTGIAQATGAQWVADQQLWVCGDPPRPVRRLLDGRGMPLEQSEFAQRLLLHCGVQGRDCGNLATLQPLVERAAIDRHALWYDESLRWCEDLEWSLRCTMAGLRLGWCSDADYYYCQTGAPFLHYGDRSDLMTSAHEAIQASMSGEPSLQPALKRRTRDVRRSTAFLKAVPRGAPELLRLPPATLASNLWWRVRNKARLLALRPSAVDRSRFDRAWRDVRMEMES; encoded by the coding sequence GTGGCCTCCGTCGCGGTCATCGTACCGGCCCGCAATGCCGAGCGATGGGTCCGGCGCCTGATGGCGTCGATCCGTCTCCAGACGTTCAGCGACCTCGAAGTCGTCGTCGTCGACGACGCCTCGACCGACGATACCGCCGGCAGCTTCGAGCGATACGCGGGTGCAATACCGTTGCGGATCCTGCGGAATGCGGTGCGAACAGGCGTGGCCGCGGCGCGCAATCTGGCGATCCGCTCGGCGGACTGCCGGTGGATCGCGATCGTGGATGCCGACGACTGGATTCATCCTGAACGGATCCAGCATCTGACCGGCATCGCGCAGGCGACGGGGGCACAATGGGTGGCCGATCAGCAGCTCTGGGTCTGCGGCGATCCGCCGCGGCCGGTGCGTCGCCTTCTGGACGGTCGCGGAATGCCGCTGGAGCAATCGGAATTCGCGCAACGACTGCTGTTGCATTGCGGCGTCCAGGGCCGGGACTGCGGCAACCTGGCAACGCTACAGCCGCTGGTCGAGCGCGCGGCGATCGACCGGCACGCCCTTTGGTACGACGAGTCCCTCCGGTGGTGCGAGGACCTGGAATGGTCGCTGCGTTGCACCATGGCTGGCCTGCGGTTGGGATGGTGTTCGGATGCAGACTACTACTACTGTCAGACGGGAGCGCCCTTCCTGCATTACGGTGACAGGTCCGATCTCATGACGAGCGCACACGAGGCGATCCAGGCCAGCATGTCCGGCGAGCCGTCGCTTCAGCCCGCGCTCAAGCGCCGAACGCGCGACGTCCGACGATCGACGGCATTCCTGAAGGCGGTCCCGCGAGGCGCTCCGGAACTGCTGCGCCTGCCTCCCGCGACGCTCGCGTCGAATCTGTGGTGGCGCGTTCGCAACAAGGCGCGTCTGTTGGCACTGCGTCCTTCCGCAGTGGACCGAAGCCGTTTCGACCGCGCGTGGCGCGACGTTCGGATGGAGATGGAGTCGTGA
- a CDS encoding FkbM family methyltransferase — protein MVARSQQGASVGTASFRSGPKPFRPRVARRSDGDGVVTSKTAHAALVQIPPRALPPLRRSCIQALQTLPLPVWRIYNRSIRTLGRHRTAVTWFSARMDVDISDFIGMFIYHFGVWEPHVSAAIAARLGPGDVFCDVGANIGYHSLLASRAVGDTGQVVAIEASPSIAQQLEHNLRLNAAGNVRVVQAAASDRRGRVTLFRGEQGNSGKTTTVAGHGQEQEADVRCAPLHELLTAEELARLRLIKIDVEGAEGAIINDFLDNRACYADDVDLIVEISGGQEHVARVVGRFRSIGYEPYLLRNDYDVASYLRFQRVEPPLPWTIPHGGQQDILLTRRGR, from the coding sequence GTGGTGGCGCGTTCGCAACAAGGCGCGTCTGTTGGCACTGCGTCCTTCCGCAGTGGACCGAAGCCGTTTCGACCGCGCGTGGCGCGACGTTCGGATGGAGATGGAGTCGTGACCAGCAAAACCGCTCACGCCGCGCTCGTGCAAATACCGCCGCGGGCGCTCCCGCCACTTCGGCGATCGTGCATCCAAGCTCTGCAGACCCTGCCTCTGCCGGTCTGGCGCATTTACAACCGCAGCATCCGGACCCTCGGCCGGCACCGCACGGCCGTCACCTGGTTCTCCGCCCGCATGGACGTGGACATCAGCGATTTCATCGGGATGTTCATCTACCACTTCGGTGTGTGGGAACCGCACGTTTCCGCCGCGATCGCCGCCAGGCTCGGACCCGGCGACGTCTTCTGCGACGTAGGTGCCAACATCGGCTACCACAGCCTGCTCGCATCGCGGGCCGTCGGCGATACGGGACAGGTGGTGGCCATCGAAGCTTCACCGTCCATCGCGCAGCAACTGGAGCACAACCTGCGGCTCAACGCGGCAGGCAATGTGCGCGTCGTGCAAGCAGCGGCGTCGGATCGCCGGGGCAGGGTAACCCTCTTTCGAGGCGAGCAGGGCAACAGCGGGAAAACGACGACCGTTGCAGGGCACGGGCAAGAGCAAGAGGCCGACGTCCGATGCGCGCCGCTTCACGAGCTCCTGACGGCAGAAGAACTCGCGCGTCTGCGCCTGATCAAGATCGATGTCGAGGGAGCCGAAGGTGCGATCATAAACGATTTCCTCGACAATCGTGCCTGCTACGCCGACGACGTCGATCTCATCGTCGAGATTTCCGGCGGCCAGGAACACGTCGCTCGAGTGGTCGGACGATTCCGTAGCATCGGCTACGAGCCGTACCTGCTTCGCAACGACTACGACGTCGCCAGCTACCTGCGCTTCCAGCGCGTTGAGCCGCCCCTCCCGTGGACCATCCCTCATGGCGGGCAACAGGACATCCTGCTCACCCGCCGCGGTCGTTAG
- a CDS encoding sulfotransferase, whose protein sequence is MTPLYLFSLPRSGSTLLQRLLAGHPSIATASEPWILLPLAGMVAGSGIRSYAEYSQRGACIAIEDLAARMPNGARDFEDAVRGFTLDVYRRAAGGETAYFLDKTPRYFLIIDFVLRVFPDAKAIVLLRNPLDVLSSVITTWGGDRLWLHNALLDLYRGPCAIHEALTQRPDRFLTVRYEHLVSDPEGICRRVCEHLGLEYDVRMLDGDAVAADSGRLGDKSANLSGSSVVQSSVNRWHEVLNTPVRRHFARRYLRRLGRETCATFGLDQAATLAELDRLKLRWDGVGADASALVLSFLGPLLASTTVRDLWRRRGTLPIPKID, encoded by the coding sequence GTGACACCCCTGTACCTTTTTTCGCTCCCGCGCAGCGGATCGACGCTGCTCCAGCGGCTGCTCGCCGGACATCCGAGCATCGCGACGGCGAGCGAGCCGTGGATCCTGCTGCCGCTGGCGGGCATGGTGGCCGGGAGCGGCATCCGCAGCTATGCGGAGTATTCCCAGCGCGGGGCGTGCATCGCCATTGAGGACCTCGCCGCTCGAATGCCGAACGGTGCGCGCGACTTCGAGGACGCGGTGCGAGGCTTCACGTTGGACGTCTATCGGCGGGCAGCCGGCGGCGAAACGGCCTACTTCCTCGACAAGACGCCACGCTACTTCCTCATCATCGACTTCGTCCTCCGGGTCTTTCCGGATGCGAAAGCCATCGTTCTCCTGCGCAACCCGCTCGACGTTCTTTCGTCCGTCATCACGACCTGGGGAGGCGACCGGTTGTGGCTCCACAACGCGCTCCTGGACCTCTATCGCGGCCCTTGCGCAATCCATGAAGCGCTGACGCAACGTCCCGACCGATTCCTGACGGTACGCTACGAGCATCTCGTATCGGACCCGGAAGGAATATGTCGCCGGGTGTGCGAGCACCTCGGACTGGAGTACGACGTGCGCATGCTTGATGGCGACGCGGTAGCTGCCGACTCGGGCCGGTTGGGCGACAAGTCCGCCAATCTCAGCGGCTCCTCTGTCGTGCAATCATCCGTGAATCGCTGGCACGAGGTGCTGAACACGCCCGTCCGGCGGCATTTCGCCCGGCGGTACCTGCGGCGACTGGGTCGCGAGACGTGCGCGACTTTCGGCCTGGACCAGGCCGCGACGCTGGCGGAGCTGGATCGGCTGAAGCTCCGATGGGACGGCGTCGGTGCGGACGCGAGCGCATTGGTACTGTCGTTCCTGGGCCCGCTCCTCGCGTCGACGACGGTGCGTGACCTGTGGCGTCGGCGCGGGACGCTGCCGATACCCAAGATCGATTGA
- a CDS encoding acyltransferase: MDEIRQGAANSQRPVGRTSAFVPLALALLHLTVKVISYLPSHLIRNALLRTLGMRLGSGSTLYSGFELRSPWKIQIGDDTVVGHRATLDGRRGLRIGAHVNFSSEVMVWTLQHDYRDPFFTVSGASVVIEDYAWLGPRVIVLPGVTIGKGAVIAAGAVVTADVAPYAVMAGVPARQIGTRPADLRYTLSHSIAPFI; the protein is encoded by the coding sequence ATGGATGAAATTCGTCAAGGAGCCGCGAACAGCCAGCGCCCGGTCGGTAGAACCAGCGCGTTCGTTCCGCTTGCGCTGGCCCTGCTTCACCTCACGGTGAAGGTAATCTCGTACCTGCCGTCGCATCTGATCCGGAACGCGCTGCTCCGGACTCTCGGCATGCGATTGGGGAGCGGCAGCACGCTTTACAGCGGATTCGAGCTGCGTTCGCCGTGGAAGATCCAAATCGGCGATGACACGGTGGTGGGGCACCGTGCAACATTGGACGGACGGCGAGGCCTTCGGATCGGCGCCCACGTCAACTTCAGCTCCGAAGTCATGGTGTGGACGCTCCAGCACGATTACCGGGATCCTTTCTTCACCGTCAGCGGTGCGTCCGTGGTGATCGAGGACTATGCGTGGCTCGGCCCGCGCGTGATCGTGCTGCCCGGCGTCACGATCGGCAAAGGAGCGGTCATCGCAGCGGGAGCAGTCGTAACCGCGGACGTTGCCCCGTATGCAGTCATGGCAGGAGTGCCCGCGCGCCAGATCGGCACTCGCCCGGCGGATCTGCGCTACACGCTGAGCCATTCAATCGCGCCATTCATTTGA